In Syngnathus acus chromosome 5, fSynAcu1.2, whole genome shotgun sequence, a genomic segment contains:
- the LOC119122814 gene encoding uncharacterized protein LOC119122814 isoform X1 encodes MPPKREAGATPSPTPPPKMLKLNTVPPEDGPMEELPESTYSPFFHTEQEFEEINDEGSQGIRTDTISLLMKIEELQAQLKYERRCRILAERELREMKEMNTLMAEMRHTAHQLRATLDHVLQGGDATMVPHNSQDEDIAFLPGPEAQTEAVGDKPEDTNNYMYLAEDLRVPRNLYEHVGEISDYKKYTAALLMMLFDRETLATHSLQGRRNTVTGEDCSKPQLPPEILRSIINHVRVKFGVDSSQIRTAIRTKLNNEDKLLKKRMGMVKVEPKPNNVSI; translated from the exons ATGCCACCCAAGAGAGAGGCGGGGGCGACCCCATCTCCGACGCCGCCGCCAAAGATGCTAAAGCTCAACACGGTCCCACCGGAGGATGGTCCAATGGAGGAGTTGCCCGAGTCCACTTACTCTCCTTTTTTCCACACCGAG CAGGAATTTGAGGAAATTAATGACGAAGGGAGTCAAGGCATCCGAACGGACACCATCAGCCTGCTGATGAAGATAGAAGAGCTGCAGGCCCAACTCAAATATGAACGGCGATGTCGAATTTTGGCTGAGAGAGAATTGAGGGAGATGAAAG AGATGAACACCCTCATGGCGGAGATGCGACACACGGCTCATCAGCTCCGAGCCACGCTGGACCACGTTCTTCAAGGCGGCGACGCGACGATGGTGCCGCACAACTCCCAAGACGAAGACATCGCTTTCCTGCCGGGGCCCGAGGCCCAAACGGAAGCAGTAGGCGACAAGCCAGAG GATACCAACAACTACATGTACCTCGCTGAAGACCTCCGCGTTCCAAGAAATCTTTACGAGCATGTGGGCGAAATCTCCGACTACAAGAAATACACCGCCGCGCTGCTTATGATGCTTTTTGACAGAGAGACGCTAGCCACGCACTCGCTGCAGGGCCGCAGGAACACTGTGACTGGGGAGGACTGCTCCAAGCCCCAGCTCCCACCTGAGATCCTCAGGAGCATCATCA ATCACGTGCGGGTCAAGTTTGGCGTGGACAGCAGCCAGATCAGGACGGCCATCCGGACCAAGTTGAACAATGAGGACAAATTGCTCAAGAAGAGAATGGGCATGGTCAAAGTGGAACCCAAACCCAACAATGTGTCGATATGA
- the LOC119122814 gene encoding uncharacterized protein LOC119122814 isoform X2 has translation MPPKREAGATPSPTPPPKMLKLNTVPPEDGPMEELPESTYSPFFHTEEFEEINDEGSQGIRTDTISLLMKIEELQAQLKYERRCRILAERELREMKEMNTLMAEMRHTAHQLRATLDHVLQGGDATMVPHNSQDEDIAFLPGPEAQTEAVGDKPEDTNNYMYLAEDLRVPRNLYEHVGEISDYKKYTAALLMMLFDRETLATHSLQGRRNTVTGEDCSKPQLPPEILRSIINHVRVKFGVDSSQIRTAIRTKLNNEDKLLKKRMGMVKVEPKPNNVSI, from the exons ATGCCACCCAAGAGAGAGGCGGGGGCGACCCCATCTCCGACGCCGCCGCCAAAGATGCTAAAGCTCAACACGGTCCCACCGGAGGATGGTCCAATGGAGGAGTTGCCCGAGTCCACTTACTCTCCTTTTTTCCACACCGAG GAATTTGAGGAAATTAATGACGAAGGGAGTCAAGGCATCCGAACGGACACCATCAGCCTGCTGATGAAGATAGAAGAGCTGCAGGCCCAACTCAAATATGAACGGCGATGTCGAATTTTGGCTGAGAGAGAATTGAGGGAGATGAAAG AGATGAACACCCTCATGGCGGAGATGCGACACACGGCTCATCAGCTCCGAGCCACGCTGGACCACGTTCTTCAAGGCGGCGACGCGACGATGGTGCCGCACAACTCCCAAGACGAAGACATCGCTTTCCTGCCGGGGCCCGAGGCCCAAACGGAAGCAGTAGGCGACAAGCCAGAG GATACCAACAACTACATGTACCTCGCTGAAGACCTCCGCGTTCCAAGAAATCTTTACGAGCATGTGGGCGAAATCTCCGACTACAAGAAATACACCGCCGCGCTGCTTATGATGCTTTTTGACAGAGAGACGCTAGCCACGCACTCGCTGCAGGGCCGCAGGAACACTGTGACTGGGGAGGACTGCTCCAAGCCCCAGCTCCCACCTGAGATCCTCAGGAGCATCATCA ATCACGTGCGGGTCAAGTTTGGCGTGGACAGCAGCCAGATCAGGACGGCCATCCGGACCAAGTTGAACAATGAGGACAAATTGCTCAAGAAGAGAATGGGCATGGTCAAAGTGGAACCCAAACCCAACAATGTGTCGATATGA
- the rrp9 gene encoding U3 small nucleolar RNA-interacting protein 2 isoform X1, with the protein MSSFFIKGSKKYQVAKTGVKTSKRKGDADPAAKGKAKKQKAKYNEEISSDSDTESPIVPKRGQAKEDYDYDETPQEKKLRLAKLYLNQLKDQEEEKIENDSFETDLIAGRLQEELLEQKGKLQRFIAKDLLPPDASDIRLLRGHKLPITCLVISPDDKFIFSSAKDCSVIKWNVESGKKLHVIPGGRKGTEDRHVGHTAQVLCMSISSDAKYLATGDMNKLIMIWEAETCKHLYKFTGHKGPVSGLSFRKGTHDLYSASHDRSIKVWNVDENAYVETLFGHQDAITGLDCLSRERCVTAGGRDHSVRVWKIAEESQLVFHGHEGSIDCIQLINEEHMITGADDGSVCLWSVNKKKPLSTVKQAHGCHGDPGLEQPHWVAAVAALQNSDVVASGASGCSSNSQVQVWKCSPNYRGLEPLFNIPLIGFVNSLKFSHSGHFLVAGVGQEHRLGRWWRQKEARNGICIIPLKRKPTNQDEALTTE; encoded by the exons ATGTCGTCGTTTTTTATCAAGGGGTCAAAAAAATACCAAGTAGCAAAAACGGGGGTAAAGACATCGAAGCGGAAA GGTGACGCCGACCCGGCTGCGAAGGGCAAAGCCAAGAAACAGAAAGCAAAGTATAACGAAGAGATTTCCAGCGACTCTGACACAGAGAG TCCGATAGTTCCCAAGAGAGGTCAGGCCAAAGAGGACTATGACTATGACGAGACACCGCAGGAGAAGAAACTGAGATTAGCCAAACTTTACCTCAACCAGTTAAAGGATCAAG AGGAAGAAAAGATAGAAAATGACTCTTTTGAGACTGATTTGATTGCGGGAAGACTTCAAGAAGAATTG cttGAGCAGAAAGGAAAGCTACAGCGGTTCATTGCCAAAGAT ctaTTACCACCCGACGCTTCAGATATCCGTCTGTTACGAGGACACAAGCTCCCAATAACCTGCCTGGTTATCAGTCCTGACGATAAGTTCATCTTCTCTTCCGCAAAAGACTGCTCCGTAATTAAAT GGAATGTCGAGAGTGGGAAAAAGCTACATGTCATACCTGGTGGGAGGAAAGGGACAGAGGATCGCCATGTTGGACATACGGCTCAAGTCTTGTGCATGTCCATATCATCCGATGCCAAATACTTG GCCACCGGTGACATGAATAAACTGATTATGATTTGGGAAGCTGAAACGTGCAAGCATCTCTACAAATTCACAGGACACAAAGGCCCCGTGTCG GGTCTCTCGTTCAGGAAGGGAACTCACGATCTGTACAGTGCCTCACATGATCGCTCCATCAAAGTGTGGAATGTGGATGAAAACGCATATGTGGAAACTCT CTTCGGCCATCAGGACGCCATCACGGGACTGGACTGCTTAAGCCGAGAACGTTGCGTGACCGCCGGCGGCCGAGACCACAGCGTGCGGGTGTGGAAGATCGCAGAGGAGTCGCAGCTGGTCTTCCACGGCCACGA GGGTTCAATCGATTGCATCCAGCTCATCAACGAGGAGCACATGATCACAGGAGCTGACGACGG CTCTGTGTGTCTTTGGAGCGTCAATAAGAAGAAGCCCCTCAGCACGGTGAAGCAGGCTCacggttgccatggagacccCGGGCTGGAGCAGCCTCACTGGGTCGCCGCGGTAGCCGCGCTTCAGAATAGCGACGTCGTAGCCTCAGGTGCCTCTGGCT GTTCCAGCAACTCGCAGGTGCAAGTGTGGAAATGCAGTCCGAATTATCGAGGGCTTGAGCCTCTCTTCAATATTCCACTG ATCGGTTTTGTCAACAGCTTGAAGTTTTCACACTCTGGTCACTTCTTGGTGGCAGGTGTCGGGCAGGAACACAG GTTGGGTCGATGGTGGAGACAAAAAGAGGCCCGCAACGGAATCTGTATCATTCCCCTTAAAAGGAAACCTACCAATCAAGATGAAGCCCTTACAACAGAATAG
- the rrp9 gene encoding U3 small nucleolar RNA-interacting protein 2 isoform X2, producing the protein MSSFFIKGSKKYQVAKTGVKTSKRKGDADPAAKGKAKKQKAKYNEEISSDSDTESPIVPKRGQAKEDYDYDETPQEKKLRLAKLYLNQLKDQEEEKIENDSFETDLIAGRLQEELLEQKGKLQRFIAKDLLPPDASDIRLLRGHKLPITCLVISPDDKFIFSSAKDCSVIKWNVESGKKLHVIPGGRKGTEDRHVGHTAQVLCMSISSDAKYLATGDMNKLIMIWEAETCKHLYKFTGHKGPVSGLSFRKGTHDLYSASHDRSIKVWNVDENAYVETLFGHQDAITGLDCLSRERCVTAGGRDHSVRVWKIAEESQLVFHGHEGSIDCIQLINEEHMITGADDGSVCLWSVNKKKPLSTVKQAHGCHGDPGLEQPHWVAAVAALQNSDVVASGSSNSQVQVWKCSPNYRGLEPLFNIPLIGFVNSLKFSHSGHFLVAGVGQEHRLGRWWRQKEARNGICIIPLKRKPTNQDEALTTE; encoded by the exons ATGTCGTCGTTTTTTATCAAGGGGTCAAAAAAATACCAAGTAGCAAAAACGGGGGTAAAGACATCGAAGCGGAAA GGTGACGCCGACCCGGCTGCGAAGGGCAAAGCCAAGAAACAGAAAGCAAAGTATAACGAAGAGATTTCCAGCGACTCTGACACAGAGAG TCCGATAGTTCCCAAGAGAGGTCAGGCCAAAGAGGACTATGACTATGACGAGACACCGCAGGAGAAGAAACTGAGATTAGCCAAACTTTACCTCAACCAGTTAAAGGATCAAG AGGAAGAAAAGATAGAAAATGACTCTTTTGAGACTGATTTGATTGCGGGAAGACTTCAAGAAGAATTG cttGAGCAGAAAGGAAAGCTACAGCGGTTCATTGCCAAAGAT ctaTTACCACCCGACGCTTCAGATATCCGTCTGTTACGAGGACACAAGCTCCCAATAACCTGCCTGGTTATCAGTCCTGACGATAAGTTCATCTTCTCTTCCGCAAAAGACTGCTCCGTAATTAAAT GGAATGTCGAGAGTGGGAAAAAGCTACATGTCATACCTGGTGGGAGGAAAGGGACAGAGGATCGCCATGTTGGACATACGGCTCAAGTCTTGTGCATGTCCATATCATCCGATGCCAAATACTTG GCCACCGGTGACATGAATAAACTGATTATGATTTGGGAAGCTGAAACGTGCAAGCATCTCTACAAATTCACAGGACACAAAGGCCCCGTGTCG GGTCTCTCGTTCAGGAAGGGAACTCACGATCTGTACAGTGCCTCACATGATCGCTCCATCAAAGTGTGGAATGTGGATGAAAACGCATATGTGGAAACTCT CTTCGGCCATCAGGACGCCATCACGGGACTGGACTGCTTAAGCCGAGAACGTTGCGTGACCGCCGGCGGCCGAGACCACAGCGTGCGGGTGTGGAAGATCGCAGAGGAGTCGCAGCTGGTCTTCCACGGCCACGA GGGTTCAATCGATTGCATCCAGCTCATCAACGAGGAGCACATGATCACAGGAGCTGACGACGG CTCTGTGTGTCTTTGGAGCGTCAATAAGAAGAAGCCCCTCAGCACGGTGAAGCAGGCTCacggttgccatggagacccCGGGCTGGAGCAGCCTCACTGGGTCGCCGCGGTAGCCGCGCTTCAGAATAGCGACGTCGTAGCCTCAG GTTCCAGCAACTCGCAGGTGCAAGTGTGGAAATGCAGTCCGAATTATCGAGGGCTTGAGCCTCTCTTCAATATTCCACTG ATCGGTTTTGTCAACAGCTTGAAGTTTTCACACTCTGGTCACTTCTTGGTGGCAGGTGTCGGGCAGGAACACAG GTTGGGTCGATGGTGGAGACAAAAAGAGGCCCGCAACGGAATCTGTATCATTCCCCTTAAAAGGAAACCTACCAATCAAGATGAAGCCCTTACAACAGAATAG